From Camelina sativa cultivar DH55 chromosome 20, Cs, whole genome shotgun sequence, the proteins below share one genomic window:
- the LOC104770967 gene encoding zinc finger protein CONSTANS-LIKE 4, whose translation MASKLCDSCKSATAALYCRPDAAFLCLSCDSKVHAANKLASRHARVWMCEVCEQAPAHVTCKADAAALCVTCDRDIHSANPLARRHERVPVTPFYDSVSSDGSVKHTAVNFLDDCYFSDLGGNASREEEEEEAASWLLLPNPKTTTTTTTTVAAKEVPGDSPEMNTGQQYLFSDPDPYLDLDYGSVDPKVESLEQNSSGTDGVVPVENRTVRVSTVNENCFELDFTGGSKGFAYSGGYNCISHSVSSSSMEVGVVPDGGSVADVSYPYGGSATSGADPGSQRAVPLTSAEREARVMRYREKRKNRKFEKTIRYASRKAYAEMRPRIKGRFAKRTDTSESNDVVAHGGIFSGFGLVPTF comes from the exons atggcgTCTAAGCTCTGTGATTCGTGCAAATCGGCGACGGCGGCTTTATACTGCCGACCAGACGCAGCGTTTCTATGCCTAAGCTGCGATTCCAAAGTCCACGCGGCTAACAAACTCGCGTCTCGTCACGCGCGCGTCTGGATGTGCGAAGTCTGCGAGCAAGCACCAGCTCACGTCACGTGCAAAGCGGACGCGGCCGCGCTTTGCGTCACGTGCGACCGTGACATACACTCTGCTAATCCGTTAGCTCGCCGTCACGAGCGCGTTCCCGTCACGCCGTTCTACGATTCCGTCTCTAGCGACGGTTCCGTCAAACACACCGCCGTTAATTTCCTCGACGACTGTTACTTCTCCGATCTAGGTGGTAACGCTAGccgtgaagaagaggaggaagaagctgcTTCGTGGCTGTTGCTTCCGAATCCGaagactactactactactactacgacGGTTGCTGCTAAGGAGGTTCCGGGTGATAGTCCGGAGATGAACACGGGTCAGCAGTATCTGTTCTCGGATCCGGATCCGTATCTGGATCTGGATTACGGGAGTGTTGATCCGAAGGTGGAATCGTTGGAGCAGAACAGCTCCGGCACCGATGGTGTTGTTCCGGTGGAGAATCGTACGGTTAGGGTTTCGACTGTGAATGAGAATTGCTTTGAATTGGATTTCACCGGAGGATCTAAAGGCTTTGCTTATAGTGGTGGTTACAATTGCATCAGTCACAGT GTCTCATCATCGTCGATGGAAGTGGGAGTGGTACCAGATGGTGGATCCGTGGCTGATGTTTCGTATCCTTACGGTGGTTCTGCAACCAGTGGAGCTGATCCGGGGAGCCAGAGGGCTGTTCCGTTGACGTCAGCTGAGAGAGAGGCGAGGGTGATGAGGTacagagagaagaggaagaacaggaAGTTTGAGAAGACCATAAGGTATGCTTCACGGAAAGCTTATGCGGAAATGAGACCGAGGATCAAGGGGAGGTTTGCGAAGCGGACGGATACGAGTGAGAGCAACGATGTGGTTGCCCATGGAGGTATCTTTAGTGGGTTTGGACTTGTACCTACATTTTAG
- the LOC104770966 gene encoding probable protein phosphatase 2C 71, whose amino-acid sequence MGYMDLALSYSNQMRVVEAPASGGGLSQNGKFSYGYASSAGKRSSMEDFFETRIDGIDGEIVGLFGVFDGHGGARAAEYVKRHLFSNLITHPKFISDTKSAIADAYTHTDSELLKSENSQTRDAGSTASTAILVGDRLLVANVGDSRAVICRGGTAFAVSRDHKPDQSDERERIENAGGFVMWAGTWRVGGVLAVSRAFGDRLLKQYVVADPEIQEEKIDDSLEFLILASDGLWDVFSNEEAVAVVKEVEDPEESSKKLVGEAIKRGSADNITCVVVRFLESKTANNNGSSSSEEANQGEEVANDSYHKNSAKETNQDHNTVHKEMDRNADSESLNQKPIAAKSNENSNQKPIVARSNESSNQKPIAASSNENSNQKLNAASSNESLKQKPTAARSNDSLNQKPTAFTEAERSVSSEQSGLAGEKNQMPIAIRSDSEDKSSVKVPNQGKITVDNDSDLSIAKKPITATHTTSLEQSGSTDEKNRTEWFRKQGK is encoded by the exons ATGGGATATATGGACTTGGCGTTATCGTATTCGAATCAAATGCGGGTTGTTGAAGCTCCTGCAAGCGGAGGCGGTCTCAG TCAGAATGGAAAATTCAGCTATGGATATGCAAGCTCAGCTGGGAAGAGATCATCTATGGAAGACTTTTTTGAGACGAGGATCGACGGTATAGATGGCGAAATCGTTGGCCTATTTGGAGTCTTTGATG GCCATGGTGGAGCCAGAGCAGCTGAGTATGTGAAGCGTCATCTTTTCAGCAATCTTATTACTCATCCTAAGTTCATTTCTGATACCAAATCTGCAATAG CGGATGCTTATACTCATACAGACTCTGAACTTCTCAAGTCAGAAAATAGTCAAACTAGAGATGCTGGTTCAACTGCCTCCACTGCTATTCTTGTTGGTGATCGTTTACTTGTTGCAAATGTTGGTGATTCCAGAGCTGTTATATGTCGAGGTGGAACTG CTTTTGCTGTGTCAAGAGACCATAAACCTGACCAAAGTGATGAGCGTGAACGGATTGAGAATGCTGGTGGTTTTGTGATGTGGGCAG GGACTTGGAGAGTTGGAGGAGTCCTTGCAGTTTCTCGCGCTTTTGGTGATAGACTGCTAAAACAGTATGTTGTTGCTGATCCAGAGATTCag GAAGAGAAGATTGATGATTCTCTTGAGTTTCTGATCCTTGCCAGTGATGGACTTTGGGATGTTTTCTCCAATGAG GAAGCAGTTGCAGTGGTGAAAGAGGTTGAAGATCCGGAAGAGTCGTCCAAGAAACTTGTGGGCGAAGCAATAAAGAGAGGAAGTGCAGACAATATTACATGTGTAGTTGTACGTTTCTTGGAGAGCAAGACTGCTAACAACAATGGATCCAGCTCATCCGAGGAAGCaaatcaaggggaagaagtaGCAAATGACTCATACCACAAGAACTCAGCCAAAGAAACCAATCAAGACCATAACACAGTACACAAGGAAATGGACCGCAACGCTGATAGTGAAAGCCTGAACCAGAAGCCAATTGCAGCTAAAAGCAATGAAAACTCGAACCAAAAGCCGATTGTAGCCAGAAGCAACGAAAGCTCGAACCAAAAGCCTATTGCAGCTAGTAGCAATGAAAATTCGAACCAAAAACTGAATGCAGCTAGTAGCAATGAAAGCCTGAAACAAAAGCCGACCGCAGCTAGAAGCAACGACAGCTTGAACCAAAAGCCAACCGCGTTTACAGAAGCAGAACGCAGCGTTTCTTCGGAACAGAGTGGTTTAGCCGGGGAAAAGAATCAAATGCCAATTGCAATCCGTAGTGACTCAGAGGATAAGAGCTCAGTCAAAGTACCAAACCAAGGGAAGATCACAGTAGATAATGACTCGGACCTTAGCATTGCAAAGAAGCCGATCACAGCAACACACACCACTTCCTTAGAACAGAGCGGATCAACCGACGAAAAGAATCGAACAGAGTGGTTCCGCAAGCAAGGCAAGTAG